The nucleotide window TCTCGGCAAATATAGATACTTCACAAGGTGTTTTTTGTGATATAGCGGTGCTTGCTTCATCGGCCTTTACAATTAGTGAATGGAAGATAGAAACCGGTAATAAAGCGACAGACTGGTCTCCTTCTCCGGAAGATATGCAGGAACAAATTGATACGATCATAGATGACGATATATTTTCTTCTGCAGAGAAGAAGCAGCTTTTACCTGAATGGACTTCGATTGTAAACGAACGGAATTCTTTAATCTCAATGGCCGAAAAATACCTGATAACGACTGAAAAAGAAAGTTATGATGCGGTATATAATTCGTTGTACACTTATCTCAATCCATTAATGGAAAAAGCTGATAGCAATTCTCCGGCTGACGGTGTCTCGTTTACCGGGTCTCGATTCAGAGAGTTGTTTATAGCTTTTTATGATGCGCGTAATGTTTTATATCGTGCTATCGAAAATAAAACAAAAGATATGGTAGATGATTTGCAAATAGGAGGACGAAATTATTTTCGGAAGAATGATACGATATTGTTGAATTTTGTGGAGATAGAACGTATTGGCGATTACAAAATTTTTGTTTCTTCTGCATCTACGAGCAGTAGTAATTATGCGCTGCGTTTTTGCAATCAGTTGACAGGAAGTGCTAATGTGGGTAAATCATTTACGTTTTCTACTACTATAACTAACACGGGAGATTATACGTTACAGTTGGGAATTAGTATTGCAGGACAACCGGAAGAAGAATTTTTGATTCCGTCGAGGGAAACAAATCGAATAAGTGTTACTGCTGTTTCCGGTACCAGTATTACTTCAAACGGTGTATATTGCGATGTAGGAGTGAGAGAATTTTCTCCTTTTATAATTAAAGAATGGAAAATAGAACGGGGTACAAAGGCTACCGATTGGGAACCGTCTCTCGACGATTTGCAGGATCAGATCGAGACGATTGTGGATGATGATATTTTTTCTGCAACGGAAAAAAAACAACTTTTACCTGAATGGACTTCAATTGTAAATGAGAAAATACCGTTAAGTCAGATGGCGGATAAATATGCTATTGTAACCGAAAAAACTAATTATCAGAATGCTTACACTGCATTATATAATTATGTAAATCCGTTGATGGTAAAGCCCGATACCGATTCTCCGGCAGATGGTGCTGTTTTTACAGGCAGCCGTTTTAGAGAGTTGTTTACAACTTTTTATACACAGCGTAATACATTATATCGGGAAATTGAGAGCAAAGCAAAAGAGTTGGTGGATAATGTAGCTGTCGGGGGACGTAATTATTTTCGAAAAAGCGATTACATCCAGGAGAATGAAATGATGATAGAGAGAGTGAGCGATTATGAATTACGCTCTACATCATTTAGTAAAACTCCGGTAGGAGGCTATTCTCTGCGTTTTTATAATTCATTGACAGGGAAAGCTTATGTCGGCGAAACTTATACTTTTTCGGTAACAGTGAATAATACCGGTAGCGATACATTAAAGTTATCTTTGGATATTACCGATAAAAGTTCTACCCAATTTGTTATTACTTCAGGAGAATCTAAACGGATTAGTATTACGTCTGTAGCTGGAGGATTTGCCGAAACGGTGTGTGTATTCTGCGACATTTTAGTATCGGCTTATTCTGCATTTACGTTGAAAAATTGGAAACTCGAGACGGGAAATAAAGCGACCGATTGGACTCCTTCTCCTGAAGACGTGGATGACTCTATTGCCGGAAAAGTTTCTACTACACTCTATAATTCTGATTTAACTAAAACCAATGAGGAGATTAATCTGAGGGCGACAAAAACCGAACTTAACGCCTTAGGACAACGGGTTTCTACTGCAGAAGCAAGTATTACTACTCAGGCCGGACAAATCGCAATGAAAGTGAATAAAGACGATGTGGTGTCTGCGATTAATATTTTGCCTGAAAATATAAAGATTGACTCTAAAAATATCAGTCTCAACGGAGATGTTGTCGCTAAGGCGATCGAAACGAATGGTCTGAGTGTGGGTAACGGTAAATTTCATGTCGGTTCCGATGGGGTGTTGAAGGCTGAAGGAGCCGAAATTGTGGGAAAGGTAGAAGCTTCAACAGGAAAGATCGGAGGTTTTAATATTCAAGGAGGAGATTTAATAAATGTAGTAGAAAATAATGGAGTTACTAATGCATCGATCATATTAACTAATAATGAAGGAACAAAATTTATGGGAGTCGGTGGAAATGTTGCTCCCAGTTATTTAGGCCATTCGGTTTTAGCTCGTTTTGAGGATACTACGACAGATGTAGAGGGTATAGGACATTATGCCGTAATGGCCAAAGTGGCTAATGGTTATAATAATATTGCTTTATCTGTGACAGGAGGTGTAGATATTAATCTTGGTTATGAAAAGGCATCTGGAAATGAATATTATTTCAATCGTGTTATGTTAAATAATGTAAGGGACATTGCATGGGGAAATGGGGTGGCCAACACTGTTTATTCAGGAGAATTGAGAGTTTTTGTCAGTGGAGGACATAAGTATTTGGTTTTAACATAATACTAAATTATATGAGTGAGTTATGGGTGGTTCTGACCGGATTATTCGGTGGATTGAATATTTTTCAGTTTATATTTCTCAGAGCCGAACGTAAAAAAGCGTTTGCTGCTGCAGAAAGTATAGTTTTGGACAATAACCGGAAGAAACAGGATTTAAAACAAGATGATTATGAATATCTCACGAAAAAATGTGACAAGTTGACGAAAGATTATTTTGAAATGCTTGACAAAGCTCAAAAAGCGATGGCCGACGTTTCGGAATTGAAATGTGAGATTACTTATTTGAAAGGTTTGAGATGTTATAAAACGATTTGTCCCGAAAGAATTCAAAATAAAAACGGTAATGAAAACAAGTAAGGAGGGAATAGAATTGATAAAACGGTTCGAAAAGTTTGTACCGTTGACTTATCGTTGCCCGGCAGGTGTGCTTACTATCGGATACGGACATACGGGTAAAAATGTAAAAGACGGTATGATTATTACCGAATCTGAGGCAGAGGATTTTTTGAAAGAGGATATTTCGGAGGCTGAAGACGTTGTATCAAGGTATGTGAAGAGGACGATTACCCAAAATCAGTTCGATGCGCTGGTGTCGTTTATCTTTAATTTGGGAGAAGGAAATTTTAAAAAGAGTACGTTATTACGTAAAGTAAACCGTGACCCGAATGACAAAAGTATTGGAGATGAATTTTCGAAATGGGTATTTGCAGGCGGCCGTAGACTTATCGGATTAGTCAACAGGCGTTTGGCCGAATGTCGGTTATATTTTAAGTCTTAGAATTAAAAAGGCGCCGTTGATTTTTATTCAACGGCGCCTATGTTTATAAATTTAGGGTTTATTCTTCGATAATCCCGTCTCTTTTCATGAGGGCTTCGATACCGGGCTCGTGTCCTCTGAAACGTTTATAGAGTGTCATCGGGTCTTCTGATCCGCCCCGTTCCAGGATATTTTCTTTAAATGAGGTTGCTGTCGTTTTATCGAAAATTCCTTTTTCGCGGAACAATGAAAATGCATCTGCATCTAATACTTCTGCCCATTTATAGCCGTAATATCCTGCGGCATACCCCCCCGAGAATATATGACCGAACTGGTTACTGATAGCCGTACCTTCAACAATCGGGAATAATTGTGTACGGGAAATGGAATCTTGCTCGAATTTGAGGGCATCTTTTACCGGAGAATTTATCGTGTGCCAAGCCATATCGAGTAAACCGAACGTCAATTGCCTAACACAGTTATATCCGGCATTGTATTGCGAAGCGGCTTTGATTTTTTCGATAAGTTCTTGCGGAATAGGTTCTCCTGTTTGATAATGCCGGGCAAATGTGTCGAGAAAATCTTTTTCGGTCATATAGTTTTCCATAAATTGAGAAGGAAGTTCTACAAAATCCCGGTAGACATTCGTTCCCGAAAGAGAGGTGTAAGTACATTCGGTAAGCAGGCCATGTAAGGCATGTCCGAATTCATGCAAAAAAGTGTTTACCTCGTCGTAGGTGAGGAGTGCCGGTTTATCTCCGGTTGGTTTGGTGAAGTTCATTACAATGGTAATATGCGGACGGCTGTCTTCTCCGTTTTCTTTCCATTGTCCTTTAAATTCAGTCATCCATGCACCGCTGCGTTTGGTTGCGCGAGGATGAAAGTCGGTATATAATACACCGATGTAACGATCGTTACTATCCAACACTTCAAAGGCCTCTACTTCGGGATGATAAACTGGGATGTCTTTGTTGGGTTTGAATGTAATGCCGTAAAGACGTGTCGCCAGGCCGAAAACGCCCATTTTAACTTTTTCCAGTTCGAAATAAGGTTTCATTATTTCGTCATTCAAGTCGTATTTGGCATCTTTTAATTTTTCGGAGTAATAAGACCAGTCCCAAGGCATAAGCGGGATATTTTTACCTTCCATCCGGTTTGCGAAAACCTGAACCTCTTGTATTTCCTTTTCGGCTACGGGTTTATAAGCATCGAGCAACCGGTTTAAAAGGTTATATACATTATGGCTGTTTTTTGCCATTTTAAACTCCAGAGCGTATTCTGCATAGTTTTCTTTTCCCATCAGATTTGCAATTTCATATCTTAATTCCGCAATACGTTTTAGTATATCGGTATTATCGTATTTTCCTTGCAGACAGCGGGAATTATATGCTCTGTACATTTTTTCGCGCAGGTCGCGACGGGACGAGTATTTCATAAAAGGCACATAACTCGGAAAGGAGAGGTCGAATAAATATCCTTCTTTTCCTTTTTCTTTTGCCTGGTATGCAGCCGCTTCCATAACACTTTCCGGTAAGCCGGCCAGATCGGCGCTATCGGTAAGCAGCATTTCGAAGCTATTGGTCGCTTTTAAAACATTCTGTCCGAACTGAAGGGTCAGTTGGCTAAGCTCTGTTTTTAAGCGGCGGTATTTTTCCCGGTTTTCACCTTTTAGATTGGCTCCTTTCTTGGCCATACTCTCGTAAGTTTCAGTAAGAAGCATTTGTTGCTCAGAGGTGAGATCGAGAGTTTCACGTTGTTCATAAACCGACTTTACCCTTTCGAATAGTTTTTCGTTCAATGTGATACTATTCCCATGTTCAGTGAGTTTGGGAGATATTCGTTGAGATATTTCATTCATTTCATCATCTCCGTCGGCACTCAGTAACGCAAAAAAGACAGAACTTACTCTTCCGAGCATTTTTCCCGATTGATCGAGAGTTGCTATTGTATTTTCAAATGTCGGAGTTTCCGTTTGATTTACAATAGAATCGATTTCTTCTTGATGTATTCGGATCGCTTCGTCGAAAGCCGGTTCATAATCGGTTATTTTAATAATTCCGAAAGGAATGGTCTCATGTAGGGTGTTGAATTTTCCCAATAAAGGATTAGCAGCTTGTGTCATGTATGTAAATGCAATTAGAACTAATGATAATACTGATTTATTCATGAAATTGTTTTTGAAATCGGTGACAAAGTTATAAATATTCATTGTTTTCATAAAGGTTCCTTATTAATTAATATTAATTATCGACAGGCTGATAACTGTGTTTGAACAGATTTGTATTATTTATTTTACTTTTGTGAAAAAGTATATCAAAAATAATGGGACAAAGATTAATTTTTTTATTAAAAATATATGCCTGGTTTTTGCTTGTATTTATTTTGCAGAAACCTTTGTTTATGATTTATCATGCAGGTCTTTATACTTCGTTCGATATGACGGATTGGCTACGGGTAATGTGGCATGGTTTGCCGCTCGACCTCTCTTTATCGGCCTATATTTTATTTATACCGGCTCTTATAGCAGTATTGTCGGTATGGATTCAAGGACGTTGGATATATTTGGCTAATCAGTTGTGGCTTATTCCGGTATGTATTGTTTCATCGGTAATATTTATTTGCGATGCAGAACTTTACAGTTATTGGGGATTTCGCATGGACGCAACTCCGCTCTTTTATTTGAGTTCTCCGGCCGATGCTATGGCTAGTGTCCCCATGGCTGCGTTGATTTTAGTTCCTTTATGCATTATCGTTTATTTCCTACTTATTTGGTATCCTCTTTCCCGATTTGTTCTTTCACCTACAGTTCGTTGGAAATTTATTCGCAGGCGTGGGCGTGATACGGTAGTTTTGTTGCTGATCACCGCACTTTTAATTATTCCGGCCCGTGGCGGTTTTTCTGTTTCTACGATGAACATCGGTAAAGTTTATTTCAGTCCTGAGATTTCGTTGAATCATGCCGCTATTAATCCTGTTTTCAGTTTTATGACTTCAATATCGAAAGGCCAGGATTTTAAGAAACAATACCGATATATGGATGAAGACCAGGCTGAAAAAGAGTTTGAAAGATTAAAGGGCGGAAATCCTTATACGGTTGCCGATTCTTTGTTATGGATACAAGATAAAAGGCCTAATGTACTGATGATAATCCTCGAAAGTTTTTCGGGTATTGCTATGGATAGTCTTTATGCCGAAGCTCCTGGTGGAATTATGCCGAATCTTGACAAGCTGGCAAGTGAAGGTATTTTCTTTACTAACTTTTATGCGAATAGTTTCCGAACCGATCGGGGGCTGGTTTCTATCCTGAGCGGATATCCGGCTCAACCGACGACCTCTATCATGAAATATCCTTCGAAATCGCAGTCGTTACCGTCGATTGCCCGAACTTTGCAAAAAAACGGTTATGATACCGAGTTTTTATATGGAGGTGATGCAGACTTTACCAATATGCGATCTTATTTTATCGGTACCGGTTTTAAAAATATCGTATGTGATAAAGATTTTCCCGTGGCCGACCGACTTTCGAAGTGGGGGGCTAATGATGAGGTTACGTTTAATAAACTCAGAAGCTTGATCGCTAATCAGAAAGAACGTCCTTATATGAAAGCTTTTTTGACGATTAGTAGTCATGAACCTTTCGATGTACCGTATCATAAATTTAAAGATCCTTATCTGAATTCGGTCGCATATACCGATAGCTGTATCGGAGTGTTTATCGACGATTTGAAAAAAACACCCGAATGGAAAAATACATTAGTAATTTTTGTGCCCGATCATGCTATGCGTTATCCTGTCGGAATTCAGGAATCGGATATTTTACGTCATTATATCCCTATGATATGGACGGGTGGTGCTGTTAGTAAACCTCGTGTAGTTAGTGAATACGGTTCTCAAATAGATATTGCTGCGACATTACTCGGACAACTCGGATTACCTTACGATGACTTTACGTTCAGCAAAAATATGGCCGATCCGGTTCAACGGAAATTCGCTTATTATACTTTTAAAGACGGCTTCGGTTTCCTTGATGCCGATAATCAGGTCATTTATGATAATGAAGCCGGAAAAGCAATCTTCTTGAAAGGAGCCAATGCAAGCGCAAGCGAATTGGCGGGCAAAGCTTTTCTCCAGAAATTATACGATGATTTGGGTAGCCGTTGACCCGTATCTTTTAGTCGGTAATACTGTACATGAGTTGATCGAGTAAAATGGGAATATCGTTGGAAGATATTCCCGCATCGATAAGTTCAGGTGTATCTTGTTTGAAATTTTGCATAAATTTTTTCATATCACCGTCTTCGAGGGTGATCGAATTTCGGTAATATTCAATTGCCTTACGTATATTTCCCAATGCGAATTCTACATGTCCGGCATTCATAAAATCGAGTGCTGAAGGCTTGTCTTCGAGTATCTTTTCGTAATAGCGGCGTGCTTGCTCACTTTTTCCGATAAGGAATGAACACCATGCAATCGGACGCCATGCCTTCGTACTTTTCGGGTCGAGATAATCGACTTTAAAGTAATGCCTCAAAGCAGCCCCGTAATCTTTTTGTTCAAGGTAACAGTGCCCTATGTTGAGTTCTACCGATAAATTGTCGGGGCGAAGCTTCTCTACCCGGTGATAGTATTCGAGAGCCATCTCGGGTTTCTTAAGATTGCGGTAACATTGTGCGATGCGTCGTAATGTCCAAACACTGTCGGGATGAATCATTTCTGCCTTTAGATAAGCTTCGAGCGCTTTTTCGTGGTCGCCGATCATTTGCAAACAATATCCTGTTTTTTGATATAATTCGCTGCTTGATTGTTGTTTTTCAGCCAGTATGTTGAATATTTCGAGAGCGTCGGTATAATAATCTTTTCTGAAATATAACTCCCCGATGAGCCGTAAGCTTTCTTCTCCTGAAAAAATCGATTCGAGTATGGGAACATGCAGCAAATTAAGATCGGTAGCAAATGGGTCGGAAAATTCGTTTTTCCGGGGAAAAAGCTTAAAGAACCGGTAAAGGTCCTGTAAATATTGATTAGAAATATTTTCGCCCTTTTTATTAGCTGTGAGCATTGCTTCTTCCTTTTCGATGTTTTCCATTTCGGAACCTTCGTTGCTGAATTGGGATATCATCATTTTTCGCTGGGCATCAGGTACCTGTGTAAGGCTCAAACAAAATGAGTATTTGTCTGAGTTGCAAAGAAAACGAGATGATGTTATTATGCTTTTAAAACTAACGCTTCCTTCTCCACTGTTAAAAATATTCCGTAGAGATGTATGATCGGTCGAAAAAGGAAGTAACCAGTTCCCGGCTTCCGAGAAAAAAGGAAATGATTTCAGATTAGAAAATGTACTCATGAAGACATCAGCTCCTTCCATCTGTAAATTGCTTAATTCTTTCAATTTGTCGGTAATCCCTGCCTCATCGAGTATTTCTTGCCATTCGGGATTTTTTTCCAGTGAATTTATATCGCTCATCAGTTCGTCAGGCTTAATTTTTTTATATAGCGACGGACTTATTTTCATCATTTCAGGTAATAGTTCCTCGGTAAATTTTCGGGAAATCCTTTCCGTTTCACGGCTTTTGATAAATTGCAGAAAAATGTTTCTCGAATCGGTACAGAAGTTCGAATTTTCTTTTAAAGATTCTATACGTTCGGCAATCGAAGGTGTCAACGCCAGTCGCTCTTTATACATATAAATTATGATGAGTGCACCGCATAAAGCTCTTTGCTTTATTTCTTCCGCCGGTGACGAGTAGCCGTCGAGTAAAATATGCAATTTTTTCTCATCGTAACGGTGTAATAAATTTAATGTGAGTGCCGAAATGATAAGACAGGTCGTTTGTACCGGAAATATCTGTTCATTGATAGCATTGCCAATACTTTGATAATCGGTTTCGTTTGTCGGATAATTTGTCATTATGGCAGTAAATAATTCGAGTCCGGTATGTTCGGTTTCTTGCTTGAGTCGGAATTTTTCTTCATCATTATTTTCATTATCTTCCAATAAGCTGTTTAAAGACAGGTTGTTTATAGCATTATCAACTTCTTCGAAGCATCGTTGCAGATAGCCCGGAGGTTGTATATTCTGGTATCTTTTTTTACTGTAATAAAAGTCTCCCGATTCTTTTTCGAGCAAAATTTCGGTTACCAGATCTGTCAGATTGTATGTAGAAAGTACCAGCTTGTCGTATATTTTTTTTCTTTCAGGATCGTTAAACCCATCGAGCATGTAGCGTATCATGTATTTATACGACGTTTCTATTTCGTTCAGTTTATCTGAAATATGACCATCTTGAAGAATTGCGATCAGTTCGGACAATATGCCGAATGCCTCTTTCAGTCTTCTGTCGGTAAGGAGGTTGTATATTTTTTTTTGTCTATTCTTTATTTCTTTGGAAGTCATACGGATAAGTTTATTATGCGTGATATTTTTATGGTAATAAATGCTGTTATCACTTTAGTTTTACAACATTTACTTTTTCTATAAGTTCAAATAATATGCCAAACTTCTGCAAGTTAACAAAATTTTTTTCATGTAGAATAGGAGATAGAATAAAAGTTATTTTAAATGCATATCAGATACATATATTGTGAAACCGGTGCGTATGAAGAATTTTTTTTTTAATAAGTCTAATAGGGATTACCGGATAATGTCTGTCAACTTAAAACTATTGGAATGACCGTTTTTTTAATCTATATAAAAGTAATAATGGACTATATATGTCGAAAAATATATTAATAAAATAGTTAAAATTTTTATTTAATCGATATTTTTATTTATTTTGTGAATAATGATGAATATTTAAAATTATTGGCTTAAAGGTGATGTATTCCTTACAATAGGATTTAGGAGGGTAATTGTTGATTAATTGCTTTTTACGGGAAAATACTTTGGCGTTTTCTTTTTTACATGATTAATTTTTTTGCCTAACCTTTTATATTGTTTTTGCATATGGTATGCAATAGATGCGCAGGGACACTTTGTAAATAGCGGTATAGAATTGTTGCTATGGATATTTTTGCTATAGGTTATCAGCATTATTTTAATATGTATCGTGAGTATGATTTTAGCCCGTTATTTTTAGAAAGATAATTATCTAAAGACGCTGTTTATCAATATTATACTATTAATTTTCTGTTATATATTATTTACTTTAATTACAGGTGATATTATTTAATTAATTATATTTATGAGAAATACAGATAATAAGCATTATATTTTAATGAATAGAGCTGTGAAGGTGGGGAAAAGATTGAAATTGGTGAGTTTAATTATTATTTTTC belongs to Coprobacter tertius and includes:
- a CDS encoding lysozyme, with protein sequence MKTSKEGIELIKRFEKFVPLTYRCPAGVLTIGYGHTGKNVKDGMIITESEAEDFLKEDISEAEDVVSRYVKRTITQNQFDALVSFIFNLGEGNFKKSTLLRKVNRDPNDKSIGDEFSKWVFAGGRRLIGLVNRRLAECRLYFKS
- a CDS encoding M3 family metallopeptidase, which translates into the protein MNKSVLSLVLIAFTYMTQAANPLLGKFNTLHETIPFGIIKITDYEPAFDEAIRIHQEEIDSIVNQTETPTFENTIATLDQSGKMLGRVSSVFFALLSADGDDEMNEISQRISPKLTEHGNSITLNEKLFERVKSVYEQRETLDLTSEQQMLLTETYESMAKKGANLKGENREKYRRLKTELSQLTLQFGQNVLKATNSFEMLLTDSADLAGLPESVMEAAAYQAKEKGKEGYLFDLSFPSYVPFMKYSSRRDLREKMYRAYNSRCLQGKYDNTDILKRIAELRYEIANLMGKENYAEYALEFKMAKNSHNVYNLLNRLLDAYKPVAEKEIQEVQVFANRMEGKNIPLMPWDWSYYSEKLKDAKYDLNDEIMKPYFELEKVKMGVFGLATRLYGITFKPNKDIPVYHPEVEAFEVLDSNDRYIGVLYTDFHPRATKRSGAWMTEFKGQWKENGEDSRPHITIVMNFTKPTGDKPALLTYDEVNTFLHEFGHALHGLLTECTYTSLSGTNVYRDFVELPSQFMENYMTEKDFLDTFARHYQTGEPIPQELIEKIKAASQYNAGYNCVRQLTFGLLDMAWHTINSPVKDALKFEQDSISRTQLFPIVEGTAISNQFGHIFSGGYAAGYYGYKWAEVLDADAFSLFREKGIFDKTTATSFKENILERGGSEDPMTLYKRFRGHEPGIEALMKRDGIIEE
- a CDS encoding LTA synthase family protein, which produces MGQRLIFLLKIYAWFLLVFILQKPLFMIYHAGLYTSFDMTDWLRVMWHGLPLDLSLSAYILFIPALIAVLSVWIQGRWIYLANQLWLIPVCIVSSVIFICDAELYSYWGFRMDATPLFYLSSPADAMASVPMAALILVPLCIIVYFLLIWYPLSRFVLSPTVRWKFIRRRGRDTVVLLLITALLIIPARGGFSVSTMNIGKVYFSPEISLNHAAINPVFSFMTSISKGQDFKKQYRYMDEDQAEKEFERLKGGNPYTVADSLLWIQDKRPNVLMIILESFSGIAMDSLYAEAPGGIMPNLDKLASEGIFFTNFYANSFRTDRGLVSILSGYPAQPTTSIMKYPSKSQSLPSIARTLQKNGYDTEFLYGGDADFTNMRSYFIGTGFKNIVCDKDFPVADRLSKWGANDEVTFNKLRSLIANQKERPYMKAFLTISSHEPFDVPYHKFKDPYLNSVAYTDSCIGVFIDDLKKTPEWKNTLVIFVPDHAMRYPVGIQESDILRHYIPMIWTGGAVSKPRVVSEYGSQIDIAATLLGQLGLPYDDFTFSKNMADPVQRKFAYYTFKDGFGFLDADNQVIYDNEAGKAIFLKGANASASELAGKAFLQKLYDDLGSR
- a CDS encoding tetratricopeptide repeat protein, with protein sequence MTSKEIKNRQKKIYNLLTDRRLKEAFGILSELIAILQDGHISDKLNEIETSYKYMIRYMLDGFNDPERKKIYDKLVLSTYNLTDLVTEILLEKESGDFYYSKKRYQNIQPPGYLQRCFEEVDNAINNLSLNSLLEDNENNDEEKFRLKQETEHTGLELFTAIMTNYPTNETDYQSIGNAINEQIFPVQTTCLIISALTLNLLHRYDEKKLHILLDGYSSPAEEIKQRALCGALIIIYMYKERLALTPSIAERIESLKENSNFCTDSRNIFLQFIKSRETERISRKFTEELLPEMMKISPSLYKKIKPDELMSDINSLEKNPEWQEILDEAGITDKLKELSNLQMEGADVFMSTFSNLKSFPFFSEAGNWLLPFSTDHTSLRNIFNSGEGSVSFKSIITSSRFLCNSDKYSFCLSLTQVPDAQRKMMISQFSNEGSEMENIEKEEAMLTANKKGENISNQYLQDLYRFFKLFPRKNEFSDPFATDLNLLHVPILESIFSGEESLRLIGELYFRKDYYTDALEIFNILAEKQQSSSELYQKTGYCLQMIGDHEKALEAYLKAEMIHPDSVWTLRRIAQCYRNLKKPEMALEYYHRVEKLRPDNLSVELNIGHCYLEQKDYGAALRHYFKVDYLDPKSTKAWRPIAWCSFLIGKSEQARRYYEKILEDKPSALDFMNAGHVEFALGNIRKAIEYYRNSITLEDGDMKKFMQNFKQDTPELIDAGISSNDIPILLDQLMYSITD